TTTCACGAGAAACAGTGCCATATGTTGTGGGATTGCGAGTTTTCATTGAACTGCAATTTGCATAGCAGATAATATAAAATATCAACCACCAATAGCCTGCTGACTGGCGCATCTGATTTTCGCGCTACGCAATTCATTCCAAGAAATTGATCGTTTTTAGAGTTTCTTTTTCTGCACAGAttccatttttattttttatcttcAATTGAATACGCATATAGCaggtttttttgttctttcatttttttttgttactatgGTGATGCTATTGCATCTATAGATGGCCCACACgcggtttttttatttttgcgctgCTCGCACGGGATTATTTATATAATAGGTAGGAATTTAGGTTAAAGGAGAAGAGAAACGTATCCGACAGCAAATACAAAACGAGGCGCTTCATTCTGAGCTTGTCAGCAAGGTCCGCTtcttaaaaactttttttttgctctatgtGTACCAAAATGTAGTTGTTGTGATATGTGCTGTTCGGTTGTGCTCACAACTTCCGGTATCAGGACAACATGAGGGCGTTCTCCGAATGACGGGCGCGCGCATTTCTTTGATCATTCTTCCGTGTTTTCTCCGCTATACGTGCTTGGTGTTACTAAGACTTCCCAACCGTCTTCCTTCTCTCAGAACCTTGTTCCCAATACAGTCCTCCTCTTCTGCACAAGACGTGATGGCAATGGGGAACATTGATTCTAGTGTACACAATGTGATACCATTATGCGCGAAAATCTCCCTTcataaaaaatttggcagatcccacgtaccaagGAATAGACGttttgcgaagcatgtggagCGAAGTTTATCATATTGCTATTTTTTaatgagcgacacgtcatgaagtaatgctaaatatatgtacaaatgtagcacgcacagacatattttgaagagttgcagatatttatataagcagttgtttgcacatgcgcaacgattccaactggaacatgcgtattagcaacaccagaagctgatatgaaatgCTAATGCTCGTGAGGATGCTGGCGCTGGGTACTGCTACATGAATAAACTTAATCGCaaggcaactaaccacaattgatgttgactcgacgtgacggctgtaacaaaggagtacatatgtaatgtttataaaattgagtaggcagcactgcaaccactactgagtttcacgaagattagcatctatttgaaaactaatttcgagacctggcgtagctctgtggtaaaatgctctattaccacgcagaatgcttgtgttcaattccagctgaaaccctgacatttattttttctaTTCATTGGGTtgatgctaccgatgtcgggtattttcttacgctcgcgcgttaaaattgcccatgcgtgttctcgtcgttcctgggtagctaCAAAGtgtcaaacacctgtggcacatataccCATAccggcggcacatacccacccgtgcgTATGTTCCACTGTATGGCGGGAAGTGTttcatgacgtacgcgacgggattgtgacattattcatgtcttggccAGTGCGCcatattcgccaaaccatcttaccttacCCTCTCATGGTAATTTTTAGTTCACGTCAAGTgaagggggtgaccacaagagcacccaaatgtaagcggctggatagatagatagatagatagatagatacgctcaacgttgctgaagttcgctaaaaaatgcttcgcatttaaaagaaattgATGCAGCTGCAGCGTCACGTCTGCGCTCTGCCTGCATTTTATACCACTAGTCTACTGTACTAAAGTGTACTGTACCGTAAGGTGGTTCTATGAAATGCTTCAAAGTGAAGCAGAGGTTAAGAGAGCGAAAATAACAACCAGCCATTTAAAGCAGAAATTCACAAAGAACGTCACACAGATTTCCCAAAAATAAAGCTTATTGTATTGTATGCCGTGGCACAAGTTAATATAATGCGTGCCGTAGCACATCTTCATGGTAGAAATGTTTACTTGCCTGCACATGGCTCATTTAAATTCATGTGTTTGTATATTGATTAAAAAATGTTATATTGCATGTCCTGTTTATAAGGTTGTCTTTCGGATGAAACCGCAATGATAGTTGGGGCTTTAGTAACATGATGTTGCGCAGCCGAGCTTGATGATGTGAGTTAAGGTATTGCAATAGCTTGCACGTCGCATGGTTGGGGGAATGTACGCATACTTCTATACCTACGTATGCATAAGAACTGAAGAAGCCCATAACGCTCCGAAATGCTCATGTGCACGTCTAGATCTTAGTAAAGGTGCAGGGTACAAAATAACGCAATAACATACATATTTTGCGCAAAGTACAAAATAACACAAAACATGCGACAAGAAGATACACTGATTTAGAATGCAGAGAAAAAATggataaaagaaaataaacagcGAATAGAAGAACCTAATTGTTATAATATAGATTATATAGTTATAGTATAGTTATAATTATTATAATATAGTTATAAACTATTTGTTTGGCACCACACATGTGACAGCGTTACAGGTAAAAGTTGAATACCACTATTTCCAATACTTGGATAACGCAAATCAGGCTGAGCCACGTAGAAAGCTATACGGCTGACAGGAATCGCAGACATGAGCAAAACAATAGCCGAGAAGATATAACACCAACTCCTTCGCAACAAGCGagttcaaaaagaaaaataatcaaAACATTTTTACGCTATCTATGAACATCTAAGGTTGCGAATTCAAAGTGCGCGTGCACAGTCACAAAATGATCGTGGTGTCAAAAACACTCGCTATGTAGTACGGCGCTGTAATGACGAGTTGTGGATGATGCAATAAAGTCAGAAATTCAATTTTCATCTTAATTCAAAACGCCAAACCAGAACAAGCTCCGttccgcagtgtctgcgtgaTTGGCTCACCTTTGACCAAACGAAGATTCATGTAGTCACGTGTTCTAGTGACATGGCCTGATATGACGTCATTGTGGCGTCAGGTTAAGTTGATAAACGTTGGCGACCTGTCCCGTCACGGCAGTGTCATAGGATGATGTCATAGGCGGATAACCACATTTCGCAAtacttgttgacgctgccgaaaTCAATGGTCATTTTTGTACGTTTAATGAGCCATTTAAGATTTTGGCCTTTAAAGGGGTACCAACACCTTTTTTTCTAAGGTGAGTTTACTCTGCCATATGTCTCCTGTAGGCATATAGAGTTCTGAGGAAGTGTGATGCTCAGCAAATACTTATAGTTCGTTTTGAAAATAAACACAATTTTCTCGAGGCACACATACTGACAACGTCACTAACTTGACttcaggctacagtactaattctGGTATACTATAGTTGTGATGAcatcaagcacaaaaaaaaaaaaaacgggagctTGCATGTCGCTTTCTCGATCGTCTGCTCGCGCCTTGCGATCGTGTGGTCACAGTCATGTAGCGTACCTGTTAAGCGAGAAAGCTGTGTCTTAAAGCCCAAACCTCaaaagcgcgaaaatgcacgtgacagcgacaagcgacgcgacgtatatcggcgtcgcgcgatcagtcgctagcgcaggcaaacctcattcacgcgacggcttcggcgagcgaactccactgttgctggcatgaggccgtcagctcgcaccaagaaaaccgcgtagcgagcggtttccaatttaaaaataagatatattgttgtgtaattgaacggaaagtgtttattattgccttgcagcattttttatatgcgcgtgcgcaataaacattgcgttatttcttgttgcgcatacgtgactcgggcagggtcacgtgcacctatgtagtcttcgtcttttccggtttttcgctattggctgcttgagcccagcacttccgggcgatgagcgatggtttccaaatctggagaaccgagcgatcgcgcgaaaacgagcacgcgacacgtcgcgcgaacgccctgtttcgtcgctcatagcgtcgctcgtcgctgtcgcgtgcattttcgcgcttatggagtttgggcatTAAGAGTGCACGTGCACGCGAATACGAGATATGCGCTTATCAGTAGGCACAGGAACTGTTCGAAGAAGTTACGCGTGGACAAGGtgtttcctgctcacagctggttattttttggcgtctctcataatcatatggtggtttttggacgttaaaccccacatatcaatcaatcaatcaacgcgtGGACGAGGACACACCGCGACAACGTGCGCGTGCACATACACTTCCTAATGGCACTGCGCATAACATGTCGTGACGTGAAGGCATACACAGTAGGAACTGGAACTAACTTTTAAGGGCATGTTGTAAATAATTTTTGAGGGTGCACTCACACTTACGTGTGCATTTCCGACGCTCTCAGAAGCCCAGCCTATcatttcaagcaaaaaaaaacaataactgaAAATTTGTGTGTCACTACCACTTTCAGAACATAAAGCATAGTAGGAGTGTACGTCGGCCGGAGCTTTTTTCGCGATGCGACACAACGTGCACAAGAACGACACCATCCTAAATTGAAGTCATATATATTTATTAAATATAGAAAACATGTCCCCAACGATCAATCAACTATACTGTAAACTTTCCCGTACGGAACATCCATATGAAAATGAAACTCAAGGCGAAAGCGGCAATGGGTGGCCTAGGCAGAGCAGCGGCTCGGGAATAATAAACCGTTCGCCTGTGCGTAACCGTTTGATGTTCGCGGTCACGGTCGTGCAGGGACGGATTGTTGTACGTTTGCTGGGACCGATAGCTCGACTGACTGTACACGCTGGGCTGATTGTAACTGCCGCGCTGGTTGTAAATGCCAGACTGAGCGTGCACGCCCGGCGAATTGTAGGTTCCAGACTGAATGTAAGTGCCCGGGGAATTGTAAATGCCCGAATGCGAGCCGACGCCGCCGAGGTTACTATAGCAACCGCGGATGCGAGGACACTGGCGGTGGCTGCCTTGGGCGCAGCACGACGTTGTGTGGTGGAGGCTGGTGGGAAGGTGGGCCCCCGACTGCAATACGTGGCAGCAGCGATGGTGGTCCCAGCAGTAGTGGCCGCCACCACCGCAGCTTCCGATAGAAGTTGCTCCTGTTAGAACGAAAGGCGATACCAAACTCGAGTTGAACTGCGAACTGCTTCGGACGCAAGAAGGAATTCAAGACGCCACAAATACGCACTAGGCATTGCAATAAATACCCCTAACGCACGACTCCACCAGACAGGTgtcataaataccctatgtgaaatccgtgcagcccatttaacagctcaatacgcaaggcttGCGACCACTAGCAcaggtcgccacattttatcgtatacccgaattaacttcacctcactcaccaatgctaaatacaacattccccaaaacatacaTGAACAATTACTTATACCGCCCCTTCttaaaaacatgcatccaacatatcacactaagcgtcgaatccaaagagcaaaagctgttcagaaaaaaatgcatggagccaatgacgtgctctatgtcgatgcggcagaatacccatcctcctcatcctatgccctctctgctgtcgattataacggcaaggcgctcacaaTGGCATCCATCACTGTCAACTCTTTGGTGATTGCATTGGAGGCAGCCATCGCTTTAGGTCGATCCATCCCCAATATGACTACAATTGcaagtgactccaaaactgccatacgcaacttcagcgcaggtcgcatctcatcaactgccctttcaattcttaagaaacatcctccgacgcaagacgttgctctcatatggacgcccgcgcttgaggggttgagtggcaatgaggcggcttATACCTGTCCTCGAGCAATGACTGGCCGAGCACAGGCCTCTGATGGCGTCTGAGCTTACACGGCCTTTTTCAGtgcgagagatcgtcttttgatcttccacgatataacaaatcactacctcCTGTAGCGCACTATATACTCCCCCTTACATCATGCAGCTTCGCGCTACCATCAAATACTATGGCACTAGCTACAGAagcgtacgtttcctaccccatcttttcaccatcttatacaccctgccaTATActcctcccctttgtgcattttctgccaacaaagagctaacctagaccacatcatgtgggggtgtactcaaaacccaccacctaattctctacacattaatagtaaggagccgtgggaggctgctatgtgcaactcggcgcccgaggtccaggaccagatttTGGATTGgcccaagagggtagcggagacctacgctgggtaggctccatTGACACTTCACCAGCGCACatttccctcttgggatgaataaagttttaCTCCTCCTCCTCAAGACGCCACAAACGCCTGACGTTCATCTTGTGACCATGTTTGCACGCCTGGTCTGTTTAGATTGAATACGTACCAACTATATCTCAGCTTTATGTTATAACAAGCGAATTACTTGTCGATTTAAACGCAACGTTGCCGAATCTTCCACGGCTATAGATTACCTCTCGTGCTTGAATAGCTTTTCATAGCCGTTTAATTAAAGCATTGTTGGGCCCACATTCATCGAATAAACATGAAATAGTATCCCGGGACTCATTTTCGTCGAACACTTCGGTAAACTAGCAAACAAAATAGCAGTGTACGGACCAGCCCGCCCACAAGCGTCCAATGAAACTTGTGAGATTTTCACCAAAACAACATCCGTGTGAAGTACGCATATTTGCACGTAGCTCACATACTAAAACCCCCGGTTAAAAAATCTGTACCTTTCTTACTTGTTCACGACTACTAGTCTATTCTACTCACTACGGATGCTCACGAAATACCATAAAATAAAGTACCGAGTGCCGGGCTCACTTGCGCACCTAAGCGTGCCACGATTTCTATTCTCTATAACGGTCCGTTACAAACGTTGCAATGCCCTCACAATAGTTTGAACGTTAACTGaaactcgctgagcgtaacctcatAGGTTTTAGCTAGGCAAACGGGACGGCCTTGTGCTCTCGTATAGTAGAGTAcagagtactcgaaattgttaactACTTTTTTCTAATCACAAAAACTACATCCACGAAACGAACGTTTCGTGCTCGTGCTCGTCTTCCATCCTTGTCGGCGATAACGTCTCAGGGCGTCCCTGcgctggcggacgcccgtaagGGCAAGCCAGCCCCGCtagccttcttcgggggctggctgtCCAAACTTCGGGGGCAGTAGTCAGCCCCGAGgagactagtcccgaagacgttgttgacgcgacgtcttcaatagtaggaatcgaggAGGTCTACTGTGTACAGCACTTTAGAGGCCGGAATTAACAAGCCACCGTTAACCGTGAAGCCACTCTGGCTCAAATCATCGACGCGTCCCACCTCATCGTCAGAGGAGAGCGCGTTTCTGTCGTGCCCCTGTGACCTCAAGTCACTCAAAACACCATTCGGTTCCTGCCGTGCCCCGTCCCCAGTGAGGTCCTCGCGCAAGCATTGTCTCCCTACgtgaaggtgctgcacatcagcagagAACTCGTGGGGTCGCGCCCAACCATaaccactgggacgcgattcgTCGGGATAGAAATGAAGACATCGTCACCGGTGCCCAGCTACCTCAAAGTCGCAggccatcgagtgacctgtgactataaagggatccagcgagtgtgccatcgatgtggagacagtgggcacttccgcataaactgcacagctccgttttgtggaaggtgcacGACGGGCACGACGGGgagggctgctcgctgccgtgtcgccgttgtggtgaCCCGTATGCCACTGTCGCCTGCACTATCAGGCCGTCATATTCTGAGGCAGCCTTCAAGAATTACCcaccacttcaaccaggaacgcaaTCCAAGAACAAGAACGTCGTATCATCGACGCCAGACCCAGATATTTGCCAGAACGAAGTTGGGCGTACTGCAACGCCACACCACACGCCACACCAAACGCCCGCAGTGTCTGCAGCCTGCCCGACTAGGCAGCCCTTCAAGGTGCAAATGATCTATCTAAGGGCCCGTGACCAGTGGTGATTCCCACAAAACCACAGATCGAGCCCTCAAAAGAGGAGGTGCCTCTCGGTGAACACGTTGCAGATGATGACGGTAAATCTGATGATCACCCCATGGCTGCCCAGTATTCTGTTAGTCCTTCTATATTTGAAAAGACTTTGTCCCAAGGGGACGAGGTTTCCATCAACGAGGACTCGAGCAGTACTAGGAGTGACAAGGCCCTGAAGTTGGACACCGACCGCACTCCAAGCAGCCAGGATAGTTTAGATGAACCTATGCCATCTTCGCCCAAGAGCCTCGGCACCAAGCGCCACCGAATATCCAGCAGCGACTCGAGGGCTCCCAGCAGAAACAGAAGTTTTCAGCGGACTTCGATGCAGCGCCGGAAGCCCCGCGCTTCCGGTGGGTCACCTGTTCATAAGAAGTGATTGAGCTGCTTGCGGGGCACCTGCTCTCGCGTCTGTAAGAACTGTGAGTTTAGTATCGAAATTTGTCTGTATTGTTTACGATGGCTACCACATCAAATATTATTTTCTTCGACCTAAAAGGTTTTCGCCGTCCGGTAAAGCAGGCCGAGGTGATTAGTGTGGCacgtgctgcaaattgtgatgttttgtgcctgcagGAAACTAAGTTTTTTCACTATCTGACGTAACGGCTTTTAAAGAAAAGTTAAACTTATATTGCtatttctctttcgctacatctcgttttacgggagtagtcATCATTATATTTATTCGGGCTTTATTGAGAGGTCACCACACACTTTTTGACGGCGTTGGTAGAATTATGGCCCTAGATTTTACTTACTTTTCTTGTCAAATGAGGATACTCCGTGTGTATGCGTCTGCACAAGCCGGATAGCCTAATAACTTTTTTTGAAATTTGGATGTTCGTTTTCTAGACTGTCGTCACGTAATTCTAACGGGAGACTTTTACTGTGTGCTAAATGCGATCTACAATGCCCTGGCGGCGGttggtctgcttggaattcacgtgagctgcaacgccttgtccagcatttttAATTGCTGGATGCGCATATTGTCGTGCACAGGAATTTTTTTGTTTAGACATGGCGCCGCGGACCATCCTCCAGCagactcgaccgggcttatattccaAATGctttagaggcgtttgtctccgaCTTACGTGTTCTGCCCATCCCACCTTCGCCGTCTACATCTCTGAGCATCGTCCGATCCTCTTAGAACTAAAAATTCTATTCTAGTTTTCGGAGAAACCATGGTGTCTTCATGTTCGCGTCCTCCTGGACGCATGCTCTCGGTCAAATTTATCCCGTGCAATACGGgtgtcactcgctgcgtctgaTTCATTTGATCGGAATGCGCTTAAAACGAAGTGGTGTCTGCACTGCTCAGTTCAAGGGTGTTCACTTCGTCGTGGCGTTTCTGAGAGAAtaaagagagaataaacatttattaataacaaatgcacactgagccttctttgggtggggccctcagtccagggctccattgccttgcgcgaccctgcgagcccgctggaccagctgctgctgttcctgccggcgtaagctgagcagtgcagactcccaagaggaaggggtgggattgggaatgggaggcacgccctgtggggcagagcattcccacgtggagtggtacaccgtcggtacggatccacagaaggggcagtaggaggggtagagagtcggatgaaagcgatttaccatataaaggcaaggaaatgaattggtctgtagtggccgccaagcgacagcatctgctctgttaagtgaaggatgagggggaggatacgtataacggctctgtcgatagtactgcaacgtagcgttgtagtttagtggttctgtcgatgcgtcgtctggattgaACAGCTCTTACAATagagcccggccggtcagctctcgggcaaccgcatgaacgcgttcattaccatggagagaggcgtgtccaggagtccagacgatacacacaggacgtaatgcggatggtgagacagaagagaggatattgtgtgtatgtgcagccacaagtccttgagcgaaagcacggcaagcagcttgtgaatctgttacaatagtgacaggggagtcatgtgacagtgtcgtagcgtaaacaattgccagagcgagagctccctcctctgccagaccactgtctgtaggGCGAAGTGTGGCAGACACCACAAGtgcgtctgtgtcatctgtcacggctaaacacatggctgacttctctgggtagcggGCTGCAccagtgtaaagtacttgtaggtctgatgtaccatcaccaaacacgcgtgtcatagcctgaatTCGGGCACGTCGATgaccggcgtggcgggagggattcatattgcgtgaAATCGGAGGCACTTTCATcagtgcgcggacagtagaagcaagtttatatcgcggtacttgtgcgggttcttgaggaatcgggtagccaagacgagataggatggcgcagccctgacgggtctgcctgagccgttggagctgactgttgtgctgggcctcgatgagttcggttatggtgttgtggactcctatttgaaggaggcgttgtgtagatgcgtgtggaggcaagccgatagccgtcttcacagctgtccgtagaaggatgtccatcttttttatttgagctagagtgagattgtgaaaggaaacatgataggtgagccgactaactatgagtgcttgtactaagcggaggacatccttctcacagaggcctctcctgcgattggtgatgcgttgaatcatgtgtgtaatttgagttatctgctgagccagaaggtgtgtagtgtacGAGGCCTTGCCATCGGAttgaaggtagaggcctaaaatgctaattcgtggtaccagagggataggatggccatcaagaaacagcgaaatgtcaggagGATCAGCGGTTTTGCCGCGCCGCTTGTATActaataacaactccgacttatccactgaacacgtaaggctgccggcagcagcatagtcttgtatcacagacacagcttcctgtagggcgtcctgaatggttccgtctgatcctttggtcgcccaaattgtaatgtcatctgcatagatggcatgctggatgttgggaacctgttgtaatagggaagggagtttagccatagccacgttgaacaaagtgggcgagagaaccgagccctgtggtgttcctctgcctgcgagacgaatgacgtccgaacggaggtctccaatcccaatagtggccgtgcggtcagaaagaaaggacctgacgtaattgtagatacgatgatgatttgtagggtttaacgtcccaaaaccaccatatgattatgagagacgccgtagtggagggctccggaaattttgaccacctggcgttct
This genomic interval from Rhipicephalus microplus isolate Deutch F79 chromosome 10, USDA_Rmic, whole genome shotgun sequence contains the following:
- the LOC142774374 gene encoding uncharacterized protein LOC142774374, with translation MATLLTAFVYLVLIAATQGATSIGSCGGGGHYCWDHHRCCHVLQSGAHLPTSLHHTTSCCAQGSHRQCPRIRGCYSNLGGVGSHSGIYNSPGTYIQSGTYNSPGVHAQSGIYNQRGSYNQPSVYSQSSYRSQQTYNNPSLHDRDREHQTVTHRRTVYYSRAAALPRPPIAAFALSFIFIWMFRTGKFTV